A section of the Triticum dicoccoides isolate Atlit2015 ecotype Zavitan chromosome 7A, WEW_v2.0, whole genome shotgun sequence genome encodes:
- the LOC119329196 gene encoding uncharacterized protein LOC119329196 produces the protein MSTASRLASIPAAAPCFHPRRRALLPSPPPRPASSSSSRRCPSPRALALQGHLLQFVFAGVPQHQQSRRLRGSSSAATFNQRHRRPKFCAIAPSRPCTALARSRVGLNPSLSFFLQNNDQRQ, from the exons ATGAGCACTGCGTCGCGCCTTGCTTCCatccccgccgccgcgccctgcttccatccccgtcgccgcgccctgcttccatccccgccgccgcgccctgcttcttcctcctcctcgaggaGATGCCCCTCGCCTCGAGCTCTAGCGCTACAAGGCCACCTTCTGCAGTTCGTTTTTGCCGGAGTTCCCCAACACCAGCAG AGCCGTCGCCTGAGAGGCTCCTCGTCCGCCGCCACCTTCAACCAACGCCACCGGCGCCCCAAGTTCTGTGCCATCGCGCCATCCCGGCCCTGCACCGCCCTTGCCCGTTCCCGCGTCGGCCTGAACCCATCACTGTCGTTTTTCCTTCAGAACAACGACCAGCGCCAGTGA